One window of the Oncorhynchus keta strain PuntledgeMale-10-30-2019 unplaced genomic scaffold, Oket_V2 Un_contig_20584_pilon_pilon, whole genome shotgun sequence genome contains the following:
- the si:dkey-23o4.6 gene encoding retinol dehydrogenase 12: MWDEVARSAPVKYGAVIAVTVICVVLLRKWIAGGVCQSSVQLRGKTVLVTGANTGIGKETCHDMARRGARVVMACRDLTRAARAADEIRQATGNSNIVVRHLDLASMYSVRELAKEFIASEDRLDILINNAGVMMCPKWLTEDGFETQLAVNHLGHFLLTNLLLGKLKSSAPSRVVNVSSIAHKGGKIQFDDLFFAKRPYNSLVSYRQSKLANVLFSRELARRLKGTGVTSYSLHPGVIRTELTRHVETWFPMLRAILSAPSVLLMKTPTQGAQTSIYCAVTPGLEQKSGSYFSDCAMTETAPGGRDDAVAKRLWKESARLVGYIEKD; this comes from the exons ATGTGGGATGAAGTTGCTCGGTCTGCGCCGGTTAAGTATGGCGCTGTCATAGCGGTCACAGTGATCT GCGTTGTTCTGTTGAGGAAATGGATTGCTGGGGGTGTGTGTCAATCTTCAGTCCAATTACGTGGCAAGACGGTGTTGGTCACCGGTGCCAACACCGGCATTGGCAAGGAAACGTGCCATGACATGGCACGTAGAG GGGCGCGGGTGGTGATGGCATGCCGGGACCTGACACGGGCTGCGAGGGCGGCGGATGAGATTCGTCAGGCCACAGGGAACAGCAACATCGTAGTGCGGCACCTGGACCTGGCCTCTATGTACTCTGTCAGAGAGTTGGCCAAAGAGTTCATTGCCAGTGAGGATCGCCTAGATATACTCATCAACAACGCTG GTGTGATGATGTGCCCTAAGTGGCTAACAGAGGACGGCTTCGAGACACAACTGGCTGTCAATCACCTCGGACACTTTCTACTGACCAATCTCCTTCTGGGGAAGCTCAAGAGCTCCGCCCCGAGCCGTGTGGTCAATGTGTCTAGCATTGCCCACAAAGGGG GTAAGATCCAGTTTGATGATCTTTTCTTTGCCAAGAGGCCATACAACTCCCTGGTCAGTTACAGGCAGAGCAAACTGGCCAACGTGCTATTCTCCAGAGAGCTGGCCAGAAGACTGAAAG GTACGGGGGTGACGTCCTACAGCCTGCATCCCGGGGTGATCAGGACAGAGCTGACTCGTCACGTGGAGACCTGGTTCCCCATGCTGAGGGCCATCCTGTCAGCCCCCTCCGTGCTCCTCATGAAGACCCCCACCCAGGGTGCCCAGACCTCCATCTACTGTGCTGTCACCCCAGGACTGGAGCAGAAGTCTGGCAGCTACTTCAG tGACTGTGCCATGACGGAGACCGCCCCAGGGGGGAGGGATGATGCGGTGGCCAAGAGGCTTTGGAAGGAGAGTGCCCGTCTGGTGGGTTACATAGAGAAAGACTGA